In the genome of Malania oleifera isolate guangnan ecotype guangnan chromosome 5, ASM2987363v1, whole genome shotgun sequence, the window TCATGGGCCATGAGTAGTTAGGCCTAAACCACTCTTTAGCCCATAATGCAACCAAGTAAAAGGTGAAATTACAGTCGATCAACTTTTTATTTTTCTGAACCTCCAatcattttgaataaattttcattcttaacCATATTTGAGATATAGAGAGAATGCAACAGaaaattaatttcattatatttctttctctttctttttttttttttttactttcacaGTAGCCTTAATCAAATCAGAGCTAAGGGTGCATTTGTTTCATGAGCTATGAGTAGCTAGGCTGCTTAAGTCACTCTTAGCCCATAATGCAACAAAACTAAAGAATAGGACATGTTGAGGGGAGCCCTTAATTTCCTTGGCTCATGGACATAGGTTAGATCTAGCCAATTCCCCCGGCCCCTACCCACAACAGATAGCTCAGATTGAAGCATTTGTGGgcataaaaaccaaaaaaaaaaaaaatccattcctACAAAAGCTTATTAGTGTACGAAACAATGCACCCTAGCCGGGGTTATTTACCTTAATTGGTAGAACAGTTACCAAGTTAGATGGTGAGGATTAAACCCAACAGGCTTTTTGGCATTGAACTAGTTCTCTAGACTTCCACTTCTTGCAGTAGATCCATGATGCAGTCTCCTAACTTGCCTTTTCAGCCATTTTCTTTGTTTGGGATTGTGTATTTTGTGCTCTGGAGCTGTAGTTATATTATCTTCCAATGGACTTTGCATGCTTGCGGATTTACATGGTAAGCATCTGTTTGTTTCCCCTCACCTGTCCATGCCTCTAGGGCAACTTATCTGAAATCTTAGTTCCTCCATCAATAACATTGGATCATTTCCAGGTGGCCATATCCTTTCCTCGAGCTTTCGACGCCATGGGCACCTTTATGGTAAATATTTACTGATTTTTATCTACCTCTAAAATCATATGAGAACGACTTGTAAGGGACAATCTCTCCACATCATGTTTGAGACCGGCCGAGCACCTATGCTCGCGCACAAGAAGCTGACGTGGCAGCATAGGATTGGACGGTCCCTAAAATGACATGAATGGACCCTGCAAGTATTTCTCGAATGGTGGTACTAATGGTGAATCTTATGTGGGTGTTCTGTTCTCCAGGTATTTTTGCTTAGCTCTGGTTCACATCCCCTGTTATGGAATATATGCACTGCTTGTAAAAGCAAAAATCTCAATTTTCCCCAGATTGTTCCCCCATGCATTTGTGAAGCATTAGTTTTCACGTTTTGGGGTTGTTAAATTATATTGAGTTGAAATTGGGAAACTGATGTTGATTAAGATTATGTGCTTGTTTGTAAAATGACTGATTGCAAACTGATGTTGAATATTGAACATATCACAATAATGTCCCAGCTTTTCCAGTCAGGCTGTTTGATTTGCTTTATTTTTTTCAGCATCATTCTGTGCGTGtgttttttatcttctttggtgCGCCTGTCAGCCCTTCTTAGTAGCCCATGTAGAAGCTGGAAGGATGACTCTCTCTTCAAGTGACCCATTTGTGATTTCGTGGTGCACCATGTGCGTTTCTTGTTCATTCTTAGTATCTTTGAGGGGCATGCTCTTAATAAACTTTATGCAGCTTTTGAGCGTATGAATTTCAagccttaaatttaaattttgagggatttggataaattttagtataattttatattatatctcattaaaatctaatataaattcaaattcaatctCTCAGAAAGCATTAAAATGAATATGCCTCAACATTTTTACCACTATTATCTTCTCAATGGATGTctttaattttaacaaaatttaaattttgaatttgaatttatatgaattGAATGAATTGAAATAGCATagtacataaaatcataataaattttatttaaattcttacaaatttaaatttagcacttaaattcatattttcaaacgCAATTTGAAAGCAATAGTCAAAATGAAAAAGAACTTGACAATCATATTATGTCCTAAAAAACTAGGAAATGCTTCCTAACCAATTAAGAGTCTTCATCAAGAAGTGACACCAGAGAGGCTCGAGCCAAAAAACACGATTTAAGAAGCATGGCCGGAACGGAAAGAAAAGTGTGGCCATACCCAGAAGTAGTCGTCTTGGTGCCACCCCCTCAAAACCACTGTGGGCGGGTGAACATGGTGAGTAAGAACGCCAGGGAGATCTGTGAAAAGCCCAGAGCAATAAGTGCTGAGACAACGAAGATAATGAATGCAGGGCGGTACTCATGCGCTACTGCGGCGTCAGTGTCTTGCTTGAACCCTCCTGGTATTGTTGCAAAAGCAACTGTCGCGATGAGTGCTGCAACGACGGAGCTTACGTTAGTGTTGTTGTTTATCCATTCATTAGCTTCTTTTGCTCTTTGTGTGTCTAACGTTTGGTGAGTAAGAGCTTCTCCCAGCCTCCCTTCTAGGGTTTCGGAAGTTTCAGAGCTCGGACGAATCCGAAAGCTAGGGTTTTTTCATTTCATATGTATGACGCGTGTTGGGCGTGGTTTCTTTGTGGATTTTGTTGCAGTTCCATGGCGGGTGGTTCAGCTGCGGCGGCGCAGGCTGGCGGCCGGACCGGCGTTCGTATCGTCGTTGCCGGTGACCGCGGTACGGGCAAATCGAGCTTGATTGTCACTGCCGCCGCTGAAACCTTCCCTCCCAATGTCTTTCCGTTGCTGCCTCCTACGAAGTTGCTAGAAGATTTGTACCCTGATCGGGTGCCCGTCACCATCATCGACACCTCCTCTAGGTATCTCTGTGTGCGCGTGTCAATGTTATTTTTATCTGAGTATTGGACCgggttcttgattgttacttttcCCTATTTACGCCACTATTCAGTTCAATTTCAGTCTGTTGCTTGTGTCAATCCTTGAAGCCTGTTTTGTTCAATTTTGCATTGCAATTTTTATGTATTTATGGATGATTGAACTTTTGTATATGCGTTCAAATGTCGCTGTTTGTTACTCCCAATTTCCCTTTGAGTTTCAGTTTTGGATTGTTATTGAACTGTATTTGTCAATCAGCGTGGAGGGTAGAGGAAAGCTGGCAGACGAATTGAGGAAAGCTGATAAACATATTCAGAGACACACAAAGAGCTGGCAAAAGAAGCTAATGAATGGATAAACAGCAACTCCAACATAAGCTCTGTCGTTGTTGCACTCATCGCGACAATTGCTTTTGCAACAATACCAGGAGGGTTCAAGCAAGACACTGACGCCGCAGTAGCTCATGAGTACCGCCCTGCATTCATCATCTTCGTTGTCTCAGCCCTTATTGCTCTTGGCTTTTCACAGATCTCCTGGCCTTCTTACTCACCATGTTCACCCGCCCGCCACCGAGAAGTGGTTTTGAAGTTGTGACACCAACACGACTACTTCTGGGCATGGCTGcacttttttctttgttttttccgTTCTGGTGTCACTATGAAGACTCTTTATTGGTGAGGCGGCATTTCTTAGTTTGTTAGTCTAAAAGAGCGGCACCAACATGACTACTTCTAGGTGATGACAACTGCTTCAATAGGGCGCGCCCACCCTTCTCAaagtgatataccctcacttgcTCACAGTTCACAACTCAAATCATAAAgagttattttgaaaaacattttttgtaCAAAGAAATTGTTTCTTAAAAAGTTGATTTGCACACATTAAAATCTAAATGCACTCTTATAATTTGTAAAATAAAGTTCAATAGAGTATTggatttagttttcaaaatatttttcaagtaaaataatGAGAGTAGGAACAATGATTTTGTTCAAAAATgactttttaaaattcaaattcaataagACTTCCAAACAAAGTATATGAGTGTAAATCAATGTTCTAACCTTTCTTAAGGAGCTTTTCAagttaatatatatttatgaatatatgctcaaagcaacCTTGAATAATccaagtattttttaaaaaaaatattttcaaaataaaagagaaggaaaaattagggtttttttttcaaatgattgACCTTTGATAAAATCAAACTTAATAAGGCCTTCAAGCAACATATATATGAGATTAAATATATGTCCAAGCCCTTTCAAATAAAATCTCATAAagattttttccaaaaatgatttttaagaaGAGTATGGGAAAATATAACTTCGATCTTCAAAAGAATGAGGAGGCTTTCAAACtatgtatgtgaaaatgaatataagctcaagctaTCTAATAGAtccttaaaaatttattttcttcaagaagaatttttaaaagaAGAGTAGAGGAGAAAATAAGAATTGATGCAcaaaaagagttttgaaaaataaatggaaATCCAAAATATATGCGCAAGTATGCCCCCAATATTTTTCCTCACCATCTCCAAGTGATTTGGGTtcttatttataggcaaaaataatttttgaccattATATGACCCTTAGgcattattaaaatattttattttgaattttatagcTATTATATGCCTAGAAATTCAAAATCTCGAGAGGTCTAGTACTGGGCTTTGAAGACCGATTAACTGGGCTTCAAAGGCTTTAAAAGCACCGATCAGCTGGGCCTTTGAAATCTAGCCATTACGCATGCTCCGATCGACTAGCATTAAAGGCTTTGAATGGTCGATCGAATGGGCCTTTATAGAATTGCCCATTTGCACACGCCAATTGACTGGGCCAATAAGGCCGGTCGACTGGACCCTTAATAAAATTGCCTTTTTACCTTCATTTAAGTTCAAACCCATTTAAACTTTTTGTATAAGTTTgacattttaaataaaaaggttTTTATGAAACTTGGAGATACCTAAGGTCAATTTAAGGTCATtgtgagtttcaaattaaatcatatgaaatgcatgcacattcaaccctaattactattacaattgaaaaataaataaaatcttcctGTTTTACTCCTTTGCAATCCCATGCAATACGCCGAGGTATGATCTATTAGGTACTTTCACGGCTTTCATATTGCACTATCATCTGTGCCTACTACATCATAAATATATTCAAATACTAAACgtacaaatgagatgttgtgatttgtcataatcaaaacagggatcagactcaaaaaatcaacatctCTTATTAAGGATATCCCTCCCCTTGCTTCGATCTCACACAAATTATAATAAATACACAATTTAGACGTAAAATTATGGATATTAATATTAttcttaaatttcttttatttttttgaaaagtgatcaaaacttttttttcattatttttacctGTGCTTGAATAAAATTGTTCTTTTAATCCTTAAATTCTTATTGCGTTTCTATGAGGATACAAAGCGTAGTTTCATTAATGTGTTCTAAGGTATTTACAAAATTTCTACAAGCATTGAGATCACTAGTGTTACTCTACATCCTACTACTTTTATGTTCATTAGATCTAACTCTTGTTTAATGGTCTTGTGTACTGATAATCAGCGATGCTTCATCTCTCTTTCCATTCTACCTAACTCTTCTTTTCTCATCTCTAGTCATCTTCATGCTATggatgtagtgactcgaagaataataacattttaataataagagggagagaaaatagatacagaaacagaaggaggtcgtagacgacattgcattttggagataatattaaataatcataatttcataaaattgccaaactttgtcaacgaacacaggatTTCGTCCAACGAAGgccttaaggatttcgtcgacgaatacagggcttcgtcgatgagaaaatatcgagagacggATCTaagctactctgaatttcgtcgacgaatttactgaaagacttgtcgacgaggtgacgtgtctcgtcgacgaatctggcagtataaacgGAGGGAAACCAggatattttatcatttttcaccgagctctctctctcctctctctctacgccactctctcccttctctcttcgattccggacccatcagtcgccggatcgacgatccgaagccaccataacgctcctgacggagttctctgcaaatctgccggagcagatcgtcaggAAAATagaattggatttcatcccaaattcagggtaagaccttttagtccttTTTTGGtcttatgatagttataagaaataatatAGGCatagaaatactgatattatgttctggcatatgttggtttcagggtgttttgtaggaggccctgcgggtgttagacttGTATTCCTTatgggcttttcaaagttaaggtaacgaaaatatgctatgctaggtatttcttaaaatactatacaacttatttaattatgaaaattatgtatttatttatggtgtggcttgtgaatatgaatatggtacgggtatatattttatgaatgctggtttcatgattttacgaatttcagtaccatgattatgtgaatttcagtactatgattttatagattttagtaccatgattatacgaatctcagtattatgattatacagtttcagtgttatgattattcagttctcagtattacgacatatgaatttcagtacagttatgcagcatcatggttattacgattacttcagaatcatggtaaatcagatagatatgtatagaaatatattatatgatatcagactctgttggacttgcagctacagagcacgataccgttgctacggacattatgttactttatgagtgcaaccatctattcagataatatgtggtaaggtcgaccacctaggcccttgaagaggttaggcttcccatccagatatgggttgaggtgggcaggtcgactgacggagttcagtgatttattcctggttggccaactagggtaaatccagcctacgggccgcacaaccttgtcatgagggggcatgtcatgatacagatagccacaggaaacagtttcagttactattacatacgtacggatttacagaaacagggaccttacttatgtacactagaagtattttgaattataacctaaaatactgttatgttaagcaacatggaaaggggtggtgtattttattatttatactgtacttttgtattcagatttttatatttatatgaaaacaaatttcatgatatatagtagctcatttgccacacactagtaatagcatatttcttcttactgagcgttgactcatcctagtattgaaatatttttcaagtgatccaggtaggtgagcagaccaggctcgcagataaaagGGTGTCTATAGTGCCCTGTCAGCGaagtgagtatgttttgggaggatttttgtatacCCTAACTAGTTGAGGGTAATTTGGGGattcagtgatatgtgtatattttggggaacatggtagtactctggtattgaatGATATTGGTTTTTGtatcatatacatattttcatatgattatgtctatgtgatttatgcttcttgctgcttaggtttatggatgAGTTTATCTCAGTaagggtatcagagcatgtagattatcatagtatataaaaaaaataaaaaataaaaatagtttattaagcaagtcgttacaatttggtatcagagcctaggtttgttaggttctgtagactttagagtgtagcagaagtaataccagagtataggaaaaggatttggggtttgttcTATGTCTGGGTATAGGATTACCGTAGTAGTTTCTGTTCTTTTCCTgaggtgacaattttaggaaaaccatagtaaactattgtcggatcgtgtgtctaggtgacagaactgaaTATTgggtaaggtcagggaaggtaattaatttggaattggtataggataggtttgTATAGGGAataagtgcttaagtgtgtttcttgtttttaggatgaacccaggaAGTAGTGACACGAACGCTGGGGAggacaggccaggaccttccagtgtaggtggaggagatacagatgttgtactgcgcagtgtcactcagcaggtgatagCTGAGATGGCCAGAAGTTCTGGGGAGTGTGACTGtttgattgagcagtttacgcgtatgaagcccccatcctttgctagaggagatgacccgaatgtagttgagaattgggttcaggatattgaggagacattggcagtgcttccatgtatggacgagcagaaggtagcatttgccacatttaagttgacaggggaagcaaagcgctggtggagagcagcgcgtttgatagaggagcagaggtcggttctagttccagtgacgtgggaccgattcaaggatatgttcttcgagcgatatttctctgctatcattcggagtgcgaaggcagtaGAATTATTACATttggtataggggcagatgacagtatcccAATACGCGGCTTGGTTTGTTGaattgtcacgttttgctccacatctagcacctaatgaagagaaaaatgcgaaaaagtttgaagagggactgaggcagaatttgtttgagcaggtgattggtttcagggctcagacattcatggaggttgtagatagagctgcgattatcgagagtggcattcagaggggtgtagcagctcagagtcagaggaagaggcctacgcctcagggttttcaggctggctccagtaggggtccatggagaggaggtcgtgataggggtgaccagaggcagatgacaggacctcgtgggaaccagggtgcACAGACATACCCGATTTGTCAGAActgtgggagacatcatttgggagagCGCCGGGTAGGAaagggtgtatgttatcgttgtgggagactcgGTCACATGATGCGTGAGTGCCCAGGTCAGCAGGATCAGGTCCCAGACCCTATCAGGGGGGACATCAAGCAACACAGGGAGGATaccaggaacctcgtggtggccaacagaggaatgtggccccagtacgagtatacgctctgacgccaggagatgcagaggctactacggatgtggtgacagataCATTTATTGTTTCAttatatccagttattgttctctttgactcgggtgctactcattcttttatttctgcatcttatgttaaattatgtgagagtgaaacccagtcattagataggctgctacggatgtggtgacaaatacatttactgtttcatcatatccagttattgttctctttgactcgggtgctactcattcttttatttctacatcttatgttaaattatgtgagagtgaaacccagtcattagatatagcactgtcggtAGCTACGCCATCAAGATCAATGATcaaatgtcagagggtacttagaggtTATCCAATAAAAATTCAAGGGAAAGTACTATCggcagatcttattgtgtttgatatatgcgggttcgatataatactgggcatagactggttggctgccaatcacgccagcattgattgtttctagaaagaagtaattttcagacctcctggagagcaggaattcaaattcgttggttcacgggtacgtgctccaacacagctggtgTCCGCCGTGCAGGCAggcagattactcttggatggaggtcaggggtttatagcttttgtgaaagaagcatctgaaaatgaattgaagattgataaCACTCCAGTGGTACAAgaatttctaaatatttttccagaagagctaccagggttgcctcctgtgcgcaAGGTAGATTTTCtgatagatttacctccagggactgcgtcgatctctaaagttccctaccgtatggctccaacagaactggGAAAATTGAAGGGGCAGTTGCAAGATTTGTTGaataaggggtttatacgacctagtgtatcgccatggggagctccagtgttgttcgtaaagaagaaagacgggtctatgaggatgtgcattgactacagggagataaacaaagttactattaagaataaatatcctctaccccatatagacaatttgtttgatcagttctAGGGTATGCGgatatattccaagattgacctcagatccgggtatcatcaaatgagagtaaaagcggaggacgtcgcgaagacagccttcaggaccaggtacgggcactatgaatttcttgttatgccgtttggccTGACGAATACCCCgaccgtgttcatggacttgatgaacagagtttttcaccagtatctagatcagtttgtagtagttttcatcgataatatactagtgtactcgaggagttttgaggagcatgaagtgCATTTGAGGCCGGTGTTGCAGACTCTCAAGAAGGAGAAGCCTTGTACTAATTTTAgcaaatgtgagttctggcttgagaaggtggcatttttaggccacgtgatcttaGGGGACGGTATtgcagtggatcctagcaagattgatgcagtggtaaattgggctaggccgaggaatgtgcaggaagtcaggagtttcttaagaCTGTCAGGTTATTACCGACGTTTTGTTGAGAGTTTTCCAGCCTTGTCAGGTCCTCTTatgcggttgactaggaaaaatgttaGATTTATGTGGGATAaggaatgtgagcagagcttccaggaattaaagcaacggcTCATCACTACACCAGTTCTGATGATTCCATCGGgtggcgatggttatgttatctacaatgacgcatccttgaaagggctcggttgtgtgctAATGCAGCAGGGTAGGGTGGTGGTGTATGCATCCAGACAgctgaaagaatataagaaaaactaccctactcaagatctagaattggctgcggtggtacatgcactgaaaatctggaggcattacctttatggtgagaggtgtgaaatattttctaatcataagagcctaaaatacatctttacacagaaagagctAAACATGcggtagaggaggtggttggaactcattaaggattacgaatgcaccatcaattatcacccaaagcaaatgtggtagctgatgcattaagccgtaaatcaggagacacagcacagttagcagcggtagttcagcatccaattcagataGACTTAGAAAGACTTGGTGCGGTGTTGGTGGAGGATGATTCTCAGGCGCTTatggccagtttggttgtacagcccacgttatatgaaaagattaaaactactcagagagatgatccagagttagtggaggtgatagctagagcacaggatggtcagggggcagagtttagtatttctgatgatggaactctgagatttcgcaccagattgtgtgtgcctacagatgatagcatcaggaggacgatcctagaggagatacatagatctctatacactgttcatcctgacagtacgaaaatgtatagggatttgcgagattctttctggtggagtggcatgaagagggagatagcagagtttgtacagtagtgtttgacgtgccagcaggttaaggctgagcactagaggctggctggtcagttgcagccacttttcattcttgagTAGAAGTGAGACCAcgtgtccatggattttgttactagactgccgtcggcattgcatggacagaatgccatctgggtgatagttgatagaatGGCGAAGACAacgcattttctgcctattaaggtcagctatcttatgaacaggttagcagagatttatatacaggagattgttcgatcccatagagtgccagtatctatagtctcggaccgtgatccacgttttacatcgcggttctagaggagtttacaggaggcactagggactcagctagcattcaacacAGTTTTTCGCCCTCAGACCGATGGTTAGACTAAGAGAACCATCCAAGTATTAGAATATATGCtttgtgcttgtgtgctagactttggtgggagctggattcagtttttgccgctagttgaatttgcttataataatagttatcaagctagcatcggcatgacaccctatgaggcattatatgataggagatgtagatctcctcttttctgggatgaagttggcgaaaggcaagttttgggtccagagataattcagcaagcatgtgataaagtccgacttattcgtgATAGGATCAGTGTAGCACAGAgtcaacagaaaagttatgcaggtACTCGCTACTGAGAACTtgaatttggagtaggtgatcatgtttttctaagaatagcaccactgaaggggaccttgagatttgggaagaagggtaagttgaaccttaggtttattggcccttttgagatacttaagaagattgggtcagtagcctatcggctagctttatcGCCATCCCTATtccgagttcatgacgtatttcatgtttctatgttgaggaaatacgtccccagatccttcccatatcattagccaTGCAGAATtagaagtcagtgaggctttagcatataaAGAAGTACCAATACAGAATTTGGACAGAAAGGTTCAAACcttacgtactaaagaaatacagttagttaaatttttgtggaggaatcatgccataaaggaagcttcttgggaactcgaggagcaaatcagacagagatacccacaattgttccaagaggaaTAGAGATAtccaggtaaagtataatagttagatgagtttcttttgtaggtacaggTATTGATTTtggttagtagatagtttttattttatatatgtaatttccgAGAACATAGTacgtaaccacagtattcctccgccataaatgaaggcaagtaataaaataagtagacccttttctttatAAAAAGATGGAAGTATAGATAGAGATtgagatagtaaatttcaaggacgaaattttatgaagggagaatgtagtgacccgaagaataatagtattttaataataagagggagagaaaatagatacag includes:
- the LOC131154835 gene encoding uncharacterized protein LOC131154835 isoform X4, translated to MAGTERKVWPYPEVVVLVPPPQNHCGRVNMVSKNAREICEKPRAISAETTKIMNAGRYSCATAASVSCLNPPGIVAKATVAMSAATTELTSMAGGSAAAAQAGGRTGVRIVVAGDRGTGKSSLIVTAAAETFPPNVFPLLPPTKLLEDLYPDRVPVTIIDTSSSVEGRGKLADELRKADKHIQRHTKSWQKKLMNG
- the LOC131154835 gene encoding uncharacterized protein LOC131154835 isoform X1, with the protein product MAGTERKVWPYPEVVVLVPPPQNHCGRVNMVSKNAREICEKPRAISAETTKIMNAGRYSCATAASVSCLNPPGIVAKATVAMSAATTELTLVLLFIHSLASFALCVSNVCSMAGGSAAAAQAGGRTGVRIVVAGDRGTGKSSLIVTAAAETFPPNVFPLLPPTKLLEDLYPDRVPVTIIDTSSRYLCVRVSMLFLSEYWTGFLIVTFPYLRHYSVQFQSVACVNP
- the LOC131154835 gene encoding uncharacterized protein LOC131154835 isoform X3 produces the protein MAGTERKVWPYPEVVVLVPPPQNHCGRVNMVSKNAREICEKPRAISAETTKIMNAGRYSCATAASVSCLNPPGIVAKATVAMSAATTELTSMAGGSAAAAQAGGRTGVRIVVAGDRGTGKSSLIVTAAAETFPPNVFPLLPPTKLLEDLYPDRVPVTIIDTSSRYLCVRVSMLFLSEYWTGFLIVTFPYLRHYSVQFQSVACVNP
- the LOC131154835 gene encoding uncharacterized protein LOC131154835 isoform X2 → MAGTERKVWPYPEVVVLVPPPQNHCGRVNMVSKNAREICEKPRAISAETTKIMNAGRYSCATAASVSCLNPPGIVAKATVAMSAATTELTLVLLFIHSLASFALCVSNVCSMAGGSAAAAQAGGRTGVRIVVAGDRGTGKSSLIVTAAAETFPPNVFPLLPPTKLLEDLYPDRVPVTIIDTSSSVEGRGKLADELRKADKHIQRHTKSWQKKLMNG